The following coding sequences are from one Nicotiana tomentosiformis chromosome 3, ASM39032v3, whole genome shotgun sequence window:
- the LOC104091261 gene encoding uncharacterized protein isoform X2, with the protein MKFLLQISAELENVCSLRPDGNGGVNSVTMPYFFHLNCEKCGEITDEQCTYLNQRVNHKGKTYNHVLKCKGCDRVGTVKLISGSGKEYTAADSGAYVPLMVFDVEGLLMHRSLATVSRSILLEAVLWEMVLLHLL; encoded by the exons ATGAAGTTTCTTCTGCAGATCTCAGCTGAATTGGAGAATGTCTGTTCACTTCGTCCAGACGGTAACGGTGGAGTCAATAGTGTCACCATGCCATATTTTTTTCAC CTTAACTGTGAAAAATGTGGGGAAATCACTGATGAGCAGTGCACATACTTGAATCAAAGAGTCAACCATAAGGGCAAAACCTACAACCATGTTCTCAAg TGCAAGGGGTGCGACAGAGTTGGAACGGTTAAATTGATCTCGGGTTCGGGAAAGGAGTATACTGCTGCAGATTCCGGAGCCTATGTTCCATTGATGGTTTTTGACGTTGAAGGGTTGCTTATGCATAG GTCTCTGGCAACAGTATCAAGGTCAATCTTGTTGGAGGCGGTTTTGTGGGAGATGGTGTTGCTCCACCTGTTGTGA
- the LOC104091261 gene encoding uncharacterized protein isoform X1, which produces MKFLLQISAELENVCSLRPDGNGGVNSVTMPYFFHLNCEKCGEITDEQCTYLNQRVNHKGKTYNHVLKCKGCDRVGTVKLISGSGKEYTAADSGAYVPLMVFDVEGLLMHRYVFNGGWEVFPVSGNSIKVNLVGGGFVGDGVAPPVVRNLRSRFVRK; this is translated from the exons ATGAAGTTTCTTCTGCAGATCTCAGCTGAATTGGAGAATGTCTGTTCACTTCGTCCAGACGGTAACGGTGGAGTCAATAGTGTCACCATGCCATATTTTTTTCAC CTTAACTGTGAAAAATGTGGGGAAATCACTGATGAGCAGTGCACATACTTGAATCAAAGAGTCAACCATAAGGGCAAAACCTACAACCATGTTCTCAAg TGCAAGGGGTGCGACAGAGTTGGAACGGTTAAATTGATCTCGGGTTCGGGAAAGGAGTATACTGCTGCAGATTCCGGAGCCTATGTTCCATTGATGGTTTTTGACGTTGAAGGGTTGCTTATGCATAGGTATGTCTTCAACGGCGGTTGGGAGGTTTTTCCG GTCTCTGGCAACAGTATCAAGGTCAATCTTGTTGGAGGCGGTTTTGTGGGAGATGGTGTTGCTCCACCTGTTGTGAGAAATCTGAGGAGCCGTTTCGTAAGAAAATGA